The Silurus meridionalis isolate SWU-2019-XX chromosome 6, ASM1480568v1, whole genome shotgun sequence genome contains the following window.
TGGCAATTACTACTGATCACATTCGGGACAAACTGATAGCAGAGATTGGTGCAATACACGTGGTATGTTGTGATGAGTCCAAATCTATAAGTCTCCTCCAACAATTGCTGTGTACTTACACATCCTGGGTTCTGTTTCAGGAAGTGGAGGACACATCTGCCAACAGATGTGCTACAAGTTTTAAGGTGATTGTAGTGTCGCCACAGTTTGAAGGAAAGCCACTGTTACAAAGACACaggtaaaatatttacacatttggGAACTCCAATGGTGACAGATGTTTTACTGATGTTTAAGGAAGCAGCTGAATGAACTGAAGTTGTGATTGTATC
Protein-coding sequences here:
- the zgc:112271 gene encoding bolA-like protein 2, whose amino-acid sequence is MAITTDHIRDKLIAEIGAIHVEVEDTSANRCATSFKVIVVSPQFEGKPLLQRHRMVNTCLATELKEIHAFEQKTLTPEQWEKQKQQ